One part of the Halopenitus persicus genome encodes these proteins:
- a CDS encoding IS6 family transposase, with protein MPEITRLSGGCDWIDLDFVERERTPRSAMKLGIQLHVAGLSLSNTISILDKLGVTRSRKAVHDWVQKADLQLDGGANPEQVAVDESVIRINDQQYWLYAAVDPSTNHFLHIRLFSTYTTAVTEIFLRELREKHDVDDTLFLVDDADWLQTALQRHGLDFRYERHGNRNSVERIFREIKRRTSSFSNCFSHVDPSTAETWLHTFAVWHNATN; from the coding sequence ATGCCCGAAATCACACGCCTCAGCGGTGGTTGCGACTGGATCGATTTGGATTTTGTGGAGCGCGAGCGGACACCCCGATCGGCGATGAAGCTTGGTATTCAACTTCACGTTGCTGGTCTCTCACTTTCGAATACCATCTCGATTCTTGATAAGTTGGGTGTCACACGCAGCCGAAAAGCCGTCCACGATTGGGTACAGAAAGCCGATCTGCAACTTGACGGAGGTGCCAATCCGGAACAAGTGGCGGTTGATGAGAGCGTGATCCGAATCAATGATCAGCAGTACTGGTTGTACGCGGCGGTCGATCCATCTACAAACCACTTCCTTCATATTCGGCTCTTTTCCACGTATACGACTGCAGTAACTGAGATCTTTCTCAGAGAGCTCCGTGAGAAACACGATGTTGATGACACGCTATTTCTTGTCGATGATGCGGATTGGTTGCAAACCGCGCTCCAACGACACGGCCTCGATTTCAGATACGAACGCCACGGAAATCGTAACAGCGTCGAACGTATCTTCCGTGAGATAAAACGACGCACCTCTTCGTTCTCAAACTGTTTTAGCCACGTTGATCCAAGCACAGCTGAAACGTGGTTACACACCTTCGCCGTCTGGCACAATGCTACAAACTAA
- a CDS encoding phytoene/squalene synthase family protein, whose amino-acid sequence MIEDDRVARGKRIQQRTGATFHVATRLLPERIRYPTYVLYGFFRVADEVVDAADAAPPAEQRAELERIRRVVLGEEPPGEDPDDEVLAAFRDLRAETGIAEADVDVFLAAMASDVDRSRYETYADLEAYMDGSAAAVGRMMTAVMDVDDPERALPHATKLGEAFQMSNFLRDVGEDVRERDRVYLPAETLREHGASVDQVRELRFDESVASAIRAELARTEGLYAEGVAGIRYLPEDCQLAVLLAAVLYADHHRLIRDLGYDTLSQTPELSLTRRFRLLARTWWLFRRYDDPEAVFHAAVDSFDVDAPTRTTHAHGWRNCRIVSYLSR is encoded by the coding sequence ATGATCGAGGACGACCGGGTCGCCCGCGGCAAGCGGATCCAGCAGCGAACGGGGGCGACCTTCCACGTCGCCACGCGCCTGCTCCCCGAACGGATCCGATATCCCACGTACGTCCTCTACGGCTTCTTTCGCGTCGCCGACGAGGTCGTCGACGCGGCCGACGCCGCCCCGCCGGCCGAGCAACGGGCCGAACTCGAGCGGATCCGCCGGGTCGTCCTCGGCGAGGAGCCGCCGGGCGAGGACCCCGACGACGAGGTGCTCGCGGCGTTCCGGGACCTCAGAGCCGAAACGGGTATCGCCGAGGCCGACGTCGACGTCTTCCTCGCGGCGATGGCCAGCGACGTCGACCGGTCACGCTACGAGACGTACGCCGATCTCGAGGCATATATGGACGGGTCGGCGGCGGCGGTCGGCCGGATGATGACCGCGGTGATGGACGTCGACGACCCCGAGCGGGCGCTCCCGCACGCCACGAAGCTCGGCGAGGCGTTCCAGATGAGCAACTTCCTCCGTGACGTCGGCGAGGACGTCCGCGAGCGCGACCGGGTCTACCTGCCCGCCGAGACGCTGCGCGAGCACGGCGCCTCCGTCGATCAGGTCCGGGAGCTGCGCTTCGACGAGTCGGTCGCGTCCGCGATCCGGGCGGAGCTTGCCCGCACCGAGGGCCTCTACGCCGAGGGCGTGGCGGGGATCCGGTACCTGCCAGAGGACTGCCAGCTCGCGGTCCTGCTGGCGGCGGTCCTCTATGCGGACCACCACCGGCTGATCCGTGATCTGGGATACGACACGCTCTCACAAACCCCCGAGCTTTCGCTCACGCGGCGGTTTCGCCTGCTCGCGCGCACCTGGTGGCTCTTCCGGCGATACGACGACCCCGAGGCCGTCTTCCACGCCGCCGTCGATTCCTTCGACGTCGACGCGCCGACTCGCACCACGCACGCGCACGGCTGGCGGAACTGTCGGATCGTGTCGTATCTCTCGCGGTGA
- a CDS encoding adenosylcobalamin-dependent ribonucleoside-diphosphate reductase, with product MSGSDLSADELELPIKRTTGETLEDRLTANAYHNILPARYLRKDADGNQIETQEDLFVRVAKNVALAEAVYEAEKRDVEITVTPDQIKPDHPRRDELASEVFGAGVTAGDDAETTLTAHNVNKFSYETIVPELPAEVRDHVEETASTFREGMESLSFMPNSPTLMNAGDELQQLSACFVDSPDDDITDIHQTAKEAAEVFQSGGGMGYAFWRLRPYGDAVGSTGGIASGPITFMRTYDQMCETIAQGGARRGAQMGVMRVSHPDVIQFIHAKNKDVSLAHSLRLNDPDDYTHTSFKDALDEARELIDDEGRVPKHLRNAVEGHLSNFNISVGVTDDFMEALYNDEEFTFTNPRTEEPHIATAETKELYDMFDLGHHVEVGEELSVPADEIWEHMVEGAHENGEPGVIYLERVNKQHSFDVEEHPDHRILATNPCGEQPLEEYEACNLGHINLSTLADLDAPDWRVWSEEHADEYDSTEAAVDAFLEEAIDFEAFDERIDYGTRFLENVVTMSDFPVPEIEQKVRDMRKIGLGVMGLAQLYIQLGVRYGSETGNEIAGQLMTHINHVSKETSHELAAERGSFNDWADSKYADPTEYREWFEHHTGEDADEWADGYPIRNHNTTTIAPTGTTSMVGNTTGGCEPIYNVAYYKNVSDDVQGDEMLVEFDDYFLRTLEANDIDVDAVKREAQEQMSNNEFDGVEGLETVPNPIGELFVVTGDLSGKQHAAVQCACQRGVDSAISKTCNFPNSASAEDMDEVYRYIYDHGGKGVTVYRDGTRSKQVLTTRAKNAEFADESEAAETIVEQIQEVFGGVEAFLDNEDVRAQLDAEIDELLEASERPTVNYAETRPRPDSLNGVTQRIETGYGKLYVTINEDENGGPFELFANIGHSGGYTNSFTEALAKVISTALRSGVDPVEIVDELQGTRSPKVAWDKGEQIQSIPDAIGTALRRYLDDEIDKGIPQQQSLSELEENGAEDVPATGAEQTDGGGVAADAAAGEAGQAPSVDDVAAEPDQDATQDLIAAGESPECPECGGLSLYFSEGCKTCESCGWSEC from the coding sequence ATGAGCGGGAGCGATCTCTCCGCCGACGAACTCGAACTGCCGATCAAACGAACCACGGGCGAGACGCTCGAGGACCGGCTCACGGCCAACGCCTATCACAACATTCTGCCCGCCCGATATCTCCGGAAGGACGCCGACGGAAACCAGATCGAAACCCAGGAGGATCTGTTCGTCCGCGTCGCGAAGAACGTCGCGCTCGCGGAGGCGGTCTACGAGGCCGAAAAGCGGGACGTCGAGATCACGGTCACGCCCGACCAGATCAAGCCGGACCACCCGCGCCGCGACGAGCTCGCGAGCGAGGTCTTCGGCGCCGGCGTCACCGCCGGCGACGACGCCGAAACGACCCTGACCGCACACAACGTCAACAAGTTCTCCTACGAGACGATCGTCCCCGAGCTTCCGGCCGAAGTGCGCGATCACGTCGAGGAGACGGCGTCGACGTTCCGCGAGGGGATGGAGTCGCTCTCCTTTATGCCGAACTCGCCGACGCTGATGAACGCCGGCGACGAGCTCCAGCAACTGTCGGCCTGTTTCGTCGACTCTCCCGACGACGACATCACCGACATCCACCAGACCGCCAAGGAGGCCGCGGAGGTCTTCCAAAGCGGGGGCGGTATGGGCTATGCCTTCTGGCGATTACGCCCCTACGGCGACGCCGTCGGCTCCACGGGCGGGATCGCCTCGGGGCCGATCACCTTTATGCGGACCTACGACCAGATGTGTGAGACGATCGCACAGGGCGGCGCCCGGCGCGGCGCCCAGATGGGCGTGATGCGCGTCTCCCACCCCGACGTCATCCAGTTCATCCACGCGAAGAACAAGGACGTCTCCCTGGCGCACTCGCTGCGGCTCAACGACCCGGACGACTACACCCACACCTCCTTCAAGGACGCCCTCGATGAGGCCCGCGAGCTGATCGACGACGAGGGGCGCGTCCCCAAACACCTCCGGAACGCCGTCGAGGGCCACCTCTCGAACTTCAACATCTCCGTGGGCGTCACCGACGACTTCATGGAGGCGCTGTACAACGACGAGGAGTTCACCTTCACGAACCCCCGTACCGAGGAACCCCACATCGCCACCGCCGAGACGAAGGAGCTCTACGATATGTTCGACCTCGGCCACCACGTCGAGGTCGGCGAGGAGCTGTCGGTTCCGGCCGACGAGATCTGGGAGCACATGGTCGAGGGCGCCCACGAGAACGGCGAACCCGGCGTCATCTACCTTGAACGGGTCAACAAGCAGCACTCCTTCGACGTCGAGGAGCATCCCGACCACCGCATCCTCGCGACGAATCCCTGCGGAGAACAGCCGCTCGAGGAGTACGAGGCCTGTAACCTCGGTCACATCAACCTCTCGACGCTGGCGGACCTGGACGCGCCCGACTGGCGCGTCTGGAGCGAGGAGCACGCCGACGAGTACGACTCGACGGAGGCGGCCGTCGACGCCTTCCTCGAGGAGGCGATCGACTTCGAGGCGTTCGACGAGCGCATCGACTACGGCACGCGATTCCTCGAGAACGTGGTCACGATGTCGGACTTCCCGGTCCCGGAGATCGAGCAGAAGGTCCGGGACATGCGGAAGATCGGCCTCGGCGTGATGGGGCTGGCCCAGCTGTACATCCAGCTCGGCGTCCGGTACGGCTCCGAGACCGGCAACGAGATCGCCGGCCAGCTGATGACCCACATCAACCACGTCTCGAAGGAGACCTCCCACGAGCTGGCCGCGGAGCGCGGCTCCTTCAACGACTGGGCCGACTCGAAGTACGCGGACCCCACCGAGTACCGCGAATGGTTCGAACACCACACGGGCGAGGACGCCGACGAGTGGGCCGACGGCTACCCGATCCGCAACCACAACACGACGACGATCGCACCGACCGGCACGACCTCGATGGTCGGCAACACGACCGGCGGCTGCGAGCCCATCTACAACGTCGCCTACTACAAGAACGTCTCCGACGACGTCCAGGGCGACGAGATGCTCGTCGAGTTCGACGACTACTTCCTGCGGACGCTCGAGGCCAACGACATCGACGTCGACGCGGTCAAACGCGAGGCCCAGGAACAGATGTCGAACAACGAGTTCGACGGCGTCGAGGGGCTCGAGACGGTTCCGAACCCCATCGGCGAGCTGTTCGTCGTCACCGGCGACCTCTCGGGCAAACAGCACGCAGCCGTCCAGTGTGCCTGTCAGCGCGGCGTCGACTCGGCCATCTCGAAGACCTGTAACTTCCCCAACTCGGCGTCGGCCGAGGACATGGACGAGGTCTACCGCTACATCTACGACCACGGCGGGAAGGGCGTCACCGTCTACCGCGACGGCACGCGCTCGAAGCAGGTGCTGACGACGCGCGCGAAGAACGCTGAGTTCGCCGACGAGTCCGAGGCGGCCGAGACGATCGTCGAGCAGATCCAGGAGGTCTTCGGCGGCGTCGAGGCGTTCCTCGACAACGAGGACGTCCGAGCCCAGCTCGACGCGGAGATCGACGAGCTGCTCGAGGCCAGCGAGCGGCCGACGGTCAACTACGCGGAGACGCGCCCCCGTCCGGACTCGCTGAACGGCGTCACCCAGCGGATCGAGACGGGCTACGGCAAGCTCTACGTGACGATCAACGAGGACGAGAACGGCGGGCCCTTCGAGCTGTTCGCCAACATCGGCCACTCGGGCGGCTACACGAACTCCTTCACGGAGGCGCTCGCGAAGGTCATCTCGACGGCGCTCCGCTCGGGGGTCGACCCCGTCGAGATCGTCGACGAGCTGCAGGGCACCCGCAGCCCGAAGGTCGCCTGGGACAAGGGCGAGCAGATCCAGTCGATCCCGGACGCCATCGGCACGGCGCTGCGGCGCTACCTCGACGACGAGATCGACAAGGGGATCCCCCAACAGCAGTCCCTGAGCGAGCTCGAGGAGAACGGCGCCGAGGACGTGCCCGCCACCGGCGCGGAGCAGACGGACGGCGGCGGGGTTGCCGCCGACGCGGCGGCCGGCGAGGCCGGTCAGGCGCCGAGCGTCGACGACGTGGCCGCCGAGCCCGACCAGGACGCCACGCAGGACCTCATCGCCGCCGGCGAGTCGCCGGAGTGTCCGGAGTGTGGCGGCCTCAGCCTCTACTTCTCGGAGGGCTGCAAGACGTGCGAGTCCTGCGGCTGGTCCGAGTGCTGA
- the trpG gene encoding anthranilate synthase component II — MTTRVTFVDNYDSFTYNLVEYVSEQPLPGGVETTVLKNRATLADVRETDPDAIVISPGPGHPKNDRDVGVTTDVLRELSPTIPTLGVCLGLEAAVHEYGGSVGHAPEPVHGKAFPIDHDGAGVFVGLDQGFRAGRYHSLIATDVPDCFVVSATTDHDGTELVMGIRHRERPIECVQFHPESVLTGVGHDVVRNFLTEVAAAEAAESAEAVGSIGSTDSTVPMER; from the coding sequence ATGACCACGCGCGTCACGTTCGTGGACAACTACGACTCGTTCACGTACAACCTCGTGGAGTACGTCTCCGAACAGCCGCTTCCGGGCGGCGTCGAGACGACCGTCCTGAAGAACCGGGCGACGCTTGCGGACGTTCGGGAAACCGACCCGGACGCGATCGTGATCAGCCCCGGTCCGGGACACCCGAAGAACGACCGGGACGTCGGCGTCACGACCGACGTGCTTCGCGAGCTCTCGCCGACGATCCCGACGCTTGGGGTCTGTCTCGGGCTCGAGGCCGCGGTCCACGAGTACGGCGGCTCGGTCGGTCACGCTCCCGAGCCGGTTCACGGCAAGGCCTTCCCGATCGACCACGACGGGGCGGGCGTCTTCGTCGGCCTCGATCAGGGGTTCCGCGCGGGGCGATACCACTCGCTGATCGCGACCGACGTCCCCGACTGCTTCGTGGTCTCGGCGACGACCGACCACGACGGGACGGAACTCGTGATGGGGATCCGCCACCGTGAACGTCCGATCGAGTGCGTCCAGTTCCATCCGGAGAGCGTCCTCACGGGCGTCGGCCACGACGTCGTTCGGAACTTCCTGACGGAGGTGGCCGCCGCTGAGGCGGCGGAATCGGCGGAAGCAGTGGGATCCATCGGGTCGACGGACTCGACGGTTCCGATGGAGCGATAG